From the Thermosynechococcus sp. genome, the window AGGACTCTAAGAGCAAACAGCGACCCCTAACCTGACATCGCTGTAGTATCGTGGAGTGCATGGCTTCAGTTTTTGAGTGTTTGCGAGATTCCTTCCTATGTCCGATGGCAAAGTGCCACCCACAAATGCTCCAGCCCCTGAATCAGGGATAGCCAACACAAAAAAGGCCACAGAACCCTGGTGGCTAGAGATGGCTAAAACCTTAGGGCTTGCGGCTGTCCTTGCCTTTGGCATTCGTACATTTGTGGCCGAGGCGCGCTATATCCCCACCGGGTCCATGGAGAACACCCTCCTGATCAACGATCGCCTGATTATTGAAAAAATCAGCTACTATTTCCATGCCCCCCATCGGGGCGACATTATCGTGTTTAATCCAACCCCCACACTTCAGCAGGCGGGCTTTCGTGATGCCTTTATCAAACGGGTGGTGGGCTTACCGGGCGATCGCGTAGAACTGCGCCAAGGGCGCGTCTATGTCAACAATCAACCGCTACCCGAACCCTATCTTGCGCCCTCAACCTTTACTTCAGTGGACACCTGTGCTGGGATGCAGCCCTACCTTGCTCAACCCCAAGTGATTCCTGCCAACAGTTACTTGGTGTTGGGGGATAACCGCAATAATAGCTTTGATGGCCGCTGCTGGGGAGTGGTACCCCGCAGTTACATTATTGGCCGGGCGGCGCTTCGCTTTTGGCCCCCCAATCGCTGGGGGTTGATTACCGATCCCAAGGAACCCCAACGGTGAGGCAAACCCTCCACACCGCAGTGCTCGTCGTTGGCGGCGGAACAGGGGGGGTGGCCGCTGCCCTAACGGCGGCCCGAATGGGTGTTCAAACAGTGTTGGTCAGTGAAACCCCTTGGCTAGGGGGCATGCTCACCAGTGCCGGGGTAGCGGCCCCCGATGGCAATGAACTCATGGCGTGGCAAACAGGACTGTGGGGGGAATTTCTACGGGCGATCGCCCACCGCCAGCCAGGGGGTCTGGATCATGCTTGGGTGAGTTTTTTTACCTTTGAGCCCAAGGTTGCCGCTGATCTGTTGGCCGAGTGGGTCAAGGCAACCCCAAACTTGGCCTGGATGGTCGGCGAAGTTCCCCAAGCGGTCTTGCGCCAGGGCGATCGCGTCGGCGGCGTGGAATTCACTACCCTGACGATCCATGCCCAAATCACCATTGACGCCACGGAACTTGGTGATCTCCTCGCCTTAGGGGAGATTCCCCACCGTTGGGGCTGGGAGTGGCAAGCAGACACCCAAGAACCCTCAGCCCCGCCAGCACCCACACCGCTCACCGAAACCTACCCTGTTCAAGCGCCCACCTGGGTTGTGGTTCTCCAGGACTATGGGGAGGGTGCCACTGCCCCGGAGATTCCCCCTTCCCCC encodes:
- the lepB gene encoding signal peptidase I, with translation MSDGKVPPTNAPAPESGIANTKKATEPWWLEMAKTLGLAAVLAFGIRTFVAEARYIPTGSMENTLLINDRLIIEKISYYFHAPHRGDIIVFNPTPTLQQAGFRDAFIKRVVGLPGDRVELRQGRVYVNNQPLPEPYLAPSTFTSVDTCAGMQPYLAQPQVIPANSYLVLGDNRNNSFDGRCWGVVPRSYIIGRAALRFWPPNRWGLITDPKEPQR